AAACTAGCCGTTCAGGAAGTTTCAGCTGGTGGTCAAAGTCAAAGTGAGCAGATCACCGATATCTCTGCCCATGCTCAAAGCACAATGACGACTATTTCTACAATGAAAGAATCCCTAACCGTTCTTCAATCAGAGACGAATCAAGCTTCTGATGAAATTAATGGCGGGCAGGAACGGATTTATCATCTTGAGACGGAAATGAATGAGCTGCGGAATGTTATTCACATGCTTAATGACACGTTTAATATTTTAACAGGAAAAATTGAAGAAACGAATCAGTTTACAGAAGACATTCAGCAAATTACAGAGCAGACGAACCTCCTTGCTCTAAATGCTTCTATTGAAGCCGCAAGAGCTGGAGAAGCTGGGAAAGGATTCTCCGTAGTAGCTGAGGAGATTCGCAAACTAGCAGAAGTAACGGGTCAGTCCGCTAAAAAGATTACCACAAACCTTGGAGAGTTAAATGATAGTAACGCTCAAGCACTGAATCAGATGAAAACAGGGAGTCAGAAACTGGATGAAAGTGTAGGCAGCATGAATGAAGTTGTCTCTTCATTTGAACGAATCCAAACTTCGTTACGCCATGTAAAGGAACGTACGGATGAGTGCAACAGCATCAGCGTAGACGTTGAAGATCGATCTCGTCAGGTCGAAGCAGCAACGAGCGAACTCGCTGCTATTATCGAGCAAGCTTCTGCAAGTATGGAAGAAATGAGCGCAACGATTGAAAGTCTTAATGATGACAGTGAGAAAATCGGGGCTTATATCAATGAAACCTCTAAGAGTGCGCAACAGCTTATTTCGCTTTAAATTCGAATACCCCCATGAGCATATAAGGGAGTAAGATGGGACACCCTGTGGTACAATACGAATAACAGATTATAGCTAGGTGGTGTACCTATGAAACACGTTCACACAATGGATGAGATTCACTCAACGATTGGACAAAGTGGTTTAAATCTTTTATATATTTCAAGACCAGGATGCTCCGTTTGCCATGCTCTTTTGCCGCAGATTGATGAAGTGCTAGAGCGATATCCAGCTGTTGAAGCTGTTCATGCTGACGCAGATGAAATCCCAGAGATCGCAGGCGAGTTTTCGATCTTTACGGTGCCTGTGGTGATGGTTTATGCCGATGGTAAAGAGCAGTTCCGTAAAGCTCGCTTTGTTCCAGTAGATGAGTTTGAAGACCAGCTTGGGAAGTTGTATCGTCTTATCCATGAATAAGCAGCATAGCTCGTTCATTTCCGAATGGAAATGAGCGAGTTTTTTTATATGATCTAAATTGAGGAGTGTTTCCGTTGCTTTGTTCAGAGTATAGGTGGTTCGGGAGATCACTCGCTTTCCGCGGCGAGCTGGGAAGCCTCCTCGTTCGCTTGCGCTCTCTGTGGGGTCTTCCCTAGGCTCCTTATGCCGCAGGAGTCTCGCAATTTCCCGAACCA
The nucleotide sequence above comes from Pontibacillus chungwhensis. Encoded proteins:
- a CDS encoding thioredoxin family protein, producing the protein MKHVHTMDEIHSTIGQSGLNLLYISRPGCSVCHALLPQIDEVLERYPAVEAVHADADEIPEIAGEFSIFTVPVVMVYADGKEQFRKARFVPVDEFEDQLGKLYRLIHE
- a CDS encoding methyl-accepting chemotaxis protein produces the protein MNGSELRLLDVKKKNVLMTSTYSIAMLSALALSLQEGTIIRSSIYGTELALFWILLFGLQRILHKPRMFAYIAVSMPIIGYGLLIYVEGGTLSGDLILLFLAVFSAVHLDRRIFATGYSLGLIALIASHTWSNAEQANLMGTLLSSMVLIYVLMGVILGVMVHLAGQTFKKLETILSSTEQERELQARQKEKLEKEATLIAENISRVNDQVQQNVQAQGEMKLAVQEVSAGGQSQSEQITDISAHAQSTMTTISTMKESLTVLQSETNQASDEINGGQERIYHLETEMNELRNVIHMLNDTFNILTGKIEETNQFTEDIQQITEQTNLLALNASIEAARAGEAGKGFSVVAEEIRKLAEVTGQSAKKITTNLGELNDSNAQALNQMKTGSQKLDESVGSMNEVVSSFERIQTSLRHVKERTDECNSISVDVEDRSRQVEAATSELAAIIEQASASMEEMSATIESLNDDSEKIGAYINETSKSAQQLISL